One segment of Deinococcus multiflagellatus DNA contains the following:
- a CDS encoding glycosyltransferase → MKITLFALGSQGDVQPYLALGAGLKQAGHTVAIASHENFEAAARGAGLAFWPMHGNTQALMAGTEMQALLRRGNFLALQRYTAAAAQEAAGHWAAQGLAAAQGADLIVTGLGGQSAAQAAAEKLRLPLVEAPVVPLTPTRAFPAPLLPAGVARLGGAANLASYALARQALALGMRGGTQTLRRALALPDQPRPTPGLPPAPLLYGVSPSVVPRPSDWPAHAHLTGAWFLPQGPWTPPADLEAFLAAGPAPVSIGFGSMGLRDPADTTALVLDALAQTGQRAVLLSGWGGLAAGDLPDHVFAASPLPHSWLFPRVSAVVHHGGAGTTAAGLRAGVPSVITPFFGDQPFWGERVRALGAGPAPIPQRRLTARRLADALRQTQTPALRERAADLGRRIRTEDGVAEAIRLIEGYAQTLGHR, encoded by the coding sequence ATGAAGATCACTCTGTTTGCCCTGGGCTCGCAGGGGGACGTGCAGCCGTATCTGGCGCTGGGGGCCGGCCTGAAGCAGGCGGGGCACACGGTGGCCATTGCCAGCCACGAGAATTTCGAGGCGGCGGCGCGCGGCGCGGGGCTGGCGTTCTGGCCCATGCACGGCAACACGCAGGCCCTGATGGCGGGGACCGAGATGCAGGCCCTGCTGCGCCGGGGCAACTTTCTGGCCCTGCAGCGCTACACTGCCGCCGCTGCGCAGGAGGCGGCCGGCCACTGGGCGGCGCAGGGCCTTGCCGCAGCCCAGGGCGCCGACCTGATCGTGACTGGCCTGGGGGGTCAGAGCGCCGCGCAGGCCGCCGCCGAGAAGCTGCGCCTGCCGCTGGTGGAGGCGCCCGTGGTCCCGCTGACCCCCACCCGCGCCTTTCCCGCGCCCCTGCTGCCCGCTGGCGTGGCCCGCCTGGGCGGCGCGGCGAATCTGGCCTCTTATGCGCTGGCCCGGCAGGCGCTGGCCCTGGGGATGCGCGGGGGCACCCAGACGCTGCGCCGGGCCCTGGCCCTGCCCGATCAGCCTCGCCCCACCCCGGGCCTGCCCCCCGCGCCGCTGCTGTACGGCGTGAGCCCCTCGGTGGTGCCGCGCCCCAGCGACTGGCCCGCCCACGCGCACCTGACCGGCGCGTGGTTTCTGCCGCAGGGCCCCTGGACCCCACCGGCCGACCTGGAGGCCTTTCTGGCGGCGGGGCCTGCGCCCGTGTCCATCGGCTTCGGCAGCATGGGCCTGCGCGACCCGGCCGACACCACCGCGCTGGTGCTGGACGCCCTGGCCCAGACCGGGCAGCGCGCCGTGCTGCTGAGCGGCTGGGGTGGCCTGGCCGCTGGCGACCTGCCCGACCATGTGTTCGCCGCCTCACCCCTGCCGCACAGCTGGCTGTTTCCCCGGGTCTCGGCCGTGGTCCACCACGGCGGCGCGGGTACCACCGCCGCTGGCCTGCGCGCGGGGGTTCCCAGCGTGATCACACCCTTTTTTGGCGATCAACCCTTCTGGGGCGAGCGCGTGCGCGCCCTGGGCGCAGGCCCCGCCCCCATCCCCCAGCGCCGCCTGACCGCCCGCCGCCTGGCCGACGCCCTGCGCCAGACCCAGACCCCCGCCCTGCGCGAGCGCGCCGCCGACCTGGGCCGGCGTATCCGCACCGAAGACGGCGTGGCCGAAGCCATCCGCCTGATCGAAGGCTATGCCCAGACCCTGGGCCACCGCTGA
- a CDS encoding TVP38/TMEM64 family protein: MRNSARRTGALAAGTAALTLLGVVLAVTRPPWLTGPLQAAVTDSGALAPALYLLLCVVGAPLHLNGLLGALSTVSFPLPLAWALTWAGTTLGSVLTGAALFRLGHASRQDGPAWLQRLAAGVARRPVLSGLLARLALGSGAALEAFFVLGGYRWGQYLLITVVGSALWSAQTLFGVTLLRQLAQGSPLLAGVLALFPLVLVGAVARWRRTPRAGGTA, translated from the coding sequence ATGCGTAACTCCGCGCGCCGCACCGGGGCGCTGGCCGCTGGCACCGCCGCCCTGACGCTGCTGGGCGTGGTGCTGGCCGTGACCCGCCCCCCCTGGCTGACCGGCCCACTTCAGGCCGCCGTGACCGACAGCGGCGCCCTGGCCCCGGCGCTGTACCTGCTGCTGTGCGTGGTGGGGGCGCCGCTGCACCTGAACGGCCTGCTGGGCGCGCTGTCCACGGTGTCGTTCCCGTTGCCTCTGGCCTGGGCGCTCACCTGGGCCGGCACCACGCTGGGCAGCGTGCTGACGGGGGCCGCCCTGTTTCGCCTGGGCCACGCCAGCCGCCAGGACGGACCGGCGTGGCTGCAGCGGCTGGCGGCCGGGGTCGCGCGCCGCCCGGTGCTGAGCGGCCTGCTGGCCCGGCTGGCCCTGGGCAGCGGCGCGGCGCTGGAAGCCTTTTTCGTGCTGGGCGGCTACCGCTGGGGCCAGTACCTCCTGATCACGGTGGTGGGCAGCGCCCTGTGGAGCGCCCAGACCCTGTTTGGCGTGACGCTGCTGCGGCAACTGGCCCAGGGCTCTCCCCTGCTGGCCGGGGTGCTGGCACTCTTTCCCCTGGTGCTGGTGGGTGCTGTGGCCCGCTGGCGGCGCACCCCGCGCGCCGGGGGGACCGCATGA
- a CDS encoding TetR/AcrR family transcriptional regulator, with protein MSTHSEEERRERRPTRAAPRPPADPERRAAILAAAREAFAQKGFHRTTMRDVARAAGLAEGTLYNHFQSKDALLLGLFDALGEQTRAALDPQALAGADLRTFLRTLLAAPLGALASENFALFRVIVSEALVRPELGRQFAAGLAQTAQLGAQALAARTGADTPLLHTGLTLVLGRVLEQALSHEPPGDAWAHLPDELTDTLLRTLGPDHA; from the coding sequence ATGAGCACTCACTCAGAAGAGGAGAGGAGGGAGCGCCGACCCACCCGCGCGGCGCCCCGGCCCCCGGCCGACCCCGAGCGGCGCGCGGCGATTCTGGCAGCGGCCCGGGAAGCCTTCGCCCAGAAGGGGTTTCACCGCACCACCATGCGCGATGTGGCGCGGGCGGCCGGGCTGGCCGAAGGCACCCTCTACAACCATTTTCAGAGCAAGGACGCGCTGCTGCTGGGCCTCTTTGACGCGCTGGGCGAGCAGACCCGCGCGGCACTGGACCCCCAGGCCCTGGCCGGCGCCGACCTGCGCACCTTCCTGCGCACGCTGCTGGCCGCGCCGTTGGGGGCCCTGGCGAGCGAGAACTTTGCGCTGTTCCGCGTCATCGTCTCCGAAGCCCTGGTGCGGCCGGAGCTGGGGCGGCAATTTGCGGCGGGGCTGGCCCAGACCGCGCAGCTGGGCGCCCAGGCCCTCGCAGCGCGCACGGGGGCGGACACCCCGCTGCTGCACACCGGCCTGACCCTGGTCCTGGGCCGCGTGCTGGAACAGGCCCTGAGCCACGAGCCCCCCGGCGACGCCTGGGCCCACCTGCCCGACGAGCTGACCGACACCCTGCTGCGCACCCTGGGACCTGACCATGCGTAA
- the hutU gene encoding urocanate hydratase, producing the protein MTQTAEPAPVIRAPRGPQKTAKGWIQEAAKRMLMNNLDPEVAEHPDTLVVYGGRGKAARNWPAFHKIVETLDRLENDETLLIQSGKPVAVLKTHEWAPRVLLANSNLVPHWANWETFDQLDQAGLTMYGQMTAGSWIYIGTQGILQGTYETFAAAARKHFGGSLKGTITVTAGLGGMGGAQPLAVKLAGGVSINIEIDPTRMQKRLDTRYLDEVADNLDDAIRRAEGYKAQGVARSIGVRGNAAELVPQLVAMNWTPDLITDQTSAHDPMWGYIPPVSADEDAGKLRSEQPEEYRQRAYAAMAAHVRAILELQRRGAIAFDYGNNLRQRAFEAGVDNAFDYPGFVPAFIRDSFCEGRGPFRWVALSGDPEDIYATDRALLELFPDDERLQSWLTYAADQIAFQGLPARICWLGYKERDQAALLFNQMVADGRLKAPIIIGRDHLDAGSVASPYRETEAMKDGSDAISDWPLLNFGVGIASGAAWMSFHHGGGVGLGFSQHSGLVALADGTEDAAQRLSRCLTNDPGMGVIRHADAGYDLALDVARERGLDLPSLGIEDRK; encoded by the coding sequence ATGACCCAGACCGCCGAGCCTGCCCCCGTCATTCGCGCGCCCCGTGGGCCCCAGAAAACCGCCAAAGGCTGGATTCAGGAAGCCGCCAAGCGCATGCTGATGAACAACCTGGACCCCGAAGTGGCCGAGCACCCCGACACGCTGGTGGTCTACGGCGGGCGCGGCAAGGCGGCGCGCAACTGGCCGGCCTTTCACAAGATCGTGGAGACGCTGGACCGCCTGGAGAACGACGAAACGCTGCTGATTCAGTCCGGCAAACCCGTGGCGGTGCTGAAAACCCACGAGTGGGCGCCGCGCGTGCTGCTGGCGAACTCCAACCTTGTGCCGCACTGGGCGAACTGGGAAACGTTCGACCAGCTGGATCAGGCTGGCCTGACCATGTACGGCCAGATGACGGCGGGCAGCTGGATTTACATTGGCACCCAGGGCATCCTGCAGGGCACCTACGAAACCTTTGCGGCGGCGGCCCGCAAGCACTTTGGCGGCAGCCTGAAGGGCACCATCACCGTGACCGCCGGCCTGGGCGGCATGGGCGGCGCGCAGCCGCTGGCGGTGAAGCTGGCGGGCGGCGTGAGCATCAACATCGAGATTGACCCCACCCGCATGCAGAAACGCCTGGACACCCGTTACCTGGACGAGGTGGCCGACAACCTGGACGACGCCATTCGCCGCGCCGAAGGGTACAAGGCGCAGGGGGTGGCCCGCTCCATCGGCGTGCGCGGCAACGCTGCCGAACTGGTGCCGCAACTGGTGGCGATGAACTGGACCCCGGACCTGATCACCGACCAGACCAGCGCCCACGACCCCATGTGGGGCTACATTCCTCCCGTGAGCGCCGACGAGGACGCGGGCAAACTGCGCAGCGAACAGCCTGAGGAATACCGCCAGCGCGCTTACGCCGCGATGGCCGCGCATGTCCGCGCCATTCTGGAGCTTCAGCGGCGCGGCGCCATTGCCTTTGACTACGGCAACAACCTGCGCCAGCGCGCCTTTGAGGCCGGGGTGGACAACGCCTTCGATTACCCCGGCTTCGTGCCCGCGTTCATCCGCGATTCCTTCTGCGAGGGCCGGGGGCCCTTCCGCTGGGTGGCCCTGTCCGGCGACCCCGAGGACATTTACGCCACCGACCGCGCGCTGCTGGAGCTGTTCCCGGACGACGAGCGCCTGCAATCCTGGCTGACCTACGCCGCCGACCAGATCGCCTTCCAGGGCCTGCCCGCGCGCATCTGCTGGCTGGGGTACAAGGAACGTGACCAGGCCGCGCTGCTGTTTAACCAGATGGTGGCCGACGGCCGCCTGAAGGCCCCGATCATCATTGGCCGCGACCACCTGGACGCGGGCAGCGTGGCCAGCCCCTACCGCGAAACTGAAGCGATGAAAGACGGCAGCGACGCCATTTCCGACTGGCCGCTGCTGAACTTTGGTGTGGGGATCGCCTCCGGCGCGGCCTGGATGAGCTTTCACCACGGCGGCGGCGTGGGCCTGGGCTTCTCGCAGCACAGCGGGCTGGTGGCCCTGGCCGACGGCACCGAGGACGCCGCCCAGCGCCTCTCGCGCTGCCTGACCAACGACCCCGGCATGGGCGTTATCCGCCACGCCGACGCGGGCTATGACCTCGCGCTGGACGTGGCGCGCGAGCGGGGGCTGGATCTGCCCAGCCTGGGCATTGAGGACAGGAAGTAA
- a CDS encoding Uma2 family endonuclease produces MTDPAFQSMSVEEYLRSEELSPYKREYVAGFVYPLHAQAGVSQRHSLIAGNIFGTLFPHARRQGCRLHMADMRLQVGAALFYPDVMLVCGADAPHALYETAPCLLVEVLSPSTAANDRVGKYAMYTGIPTLQTYLIVEQSERRVYAYGRQGEEWTLSEFTGPQPIPVPCLGLALTLDDLYAGVIEP; encoded by the coding sequence ATGACCGACCCCGCGTTTCAATCCATGAGCGTGGAGGAGTACCTGCGCTCGGAAGAACTCAGTCCTTACAAGAGGGAATACGTGGCTGGCTTCGTCTACCCCTTGCACGCCCAGGCAGGGGTCAGTCAGCGGCACTCGCTGATTGCGGGCAACATTTTCGGCACCCTCTTTCCCCACGCGCGGCGTCAGGGCTGCCGGCTGCACATGGCCGACATGCGCCTGCAGGTGGGCGCGGCCCTGTTCTACCCCGACGTGATGCTGGTCTGCGGCGCCGACGCCCCCCACGCCCTGTACGAAACCGCGCCCTGCCTGCTGGTGGAAGTCCTGTCGCCCAGCACCGCCGCCAACGACCGCGTGGGCAAATATGCCATGTACACCGGCATTCCCACCCTGCAGACCTACCTGATCGTGGAACAGAGTGAGCGCCGGGTTTACGCCTACGGGCGTCAGGGCGAGGAGTGGACCCTCAGCGAGTTCACCGGCCCGCAGCCCATCCCCGTGCCGTGCCTGGGCCTGGCGTTGACCCTGGACGACCTCTACGCCGGCGTGATCGAGCCCTGA
- a CDS encoding arginase family protein encodes MSAPTHLPYGGIATFARAPLVEPGGDWHADVAALGIPFDIALGFRPGARFAPRALREASLRSVPPFTGLDGVTRLAGVTFADAGDVVLPSLEPELARERITQAARLLRGRCRVPVFLGGDHSVSFPLLSAFDDVPALHVVQLDAHLDFTDTRNDTRYSNSSPFRRAAEALPNLVHITTVGLRGLRFDPEAVAAARARGHALVPMTDVQVDLNAVLERLPHGQNVYLSVDVDGFDPSVVPGTSSPEPDGFTYAQGMAVLAAAARHNTVVGLDLVELAPNLDPTGRSELLMARLIMETLCEVFS; translated from the coding sequence ATGAGTGCCCCCACCCACCTGCCCTACGGCGGCATTGCCACCTTTGCGCGCGCGCCCTTGGTGGAACCCGGCGGCGACTGGCACGCCGATGTGGCGGCCCTAGGTATTCCCTTTGATATTGCCCTGGGCTTCCGGCCCGGCGCCCGCTTTGCCCCGCGCGCGCTGCGGGAAGCCAGCCTGCGCAGCGTGCCGCCCTTTACCGGCCTGGACGGCGTGACCCGGCTGGCCGGGGTCACCTTTGCCGACGCGGGCGACGTGGTGTTGCCCAGTCTGGAACCCGAACTGGCCCGCGAGCGCATCACGCAGGCGGCGCGGCTCCTTCGGGGGCGCTGCCGCGTGCCCGTCTTCCTGGGCGGCGACCACAGCGTAAGCTTCCCGCTGCTGAGCGCGTTTGATGATGTGCCGGCCCTCCATGTGGTGCAGCTGGACGCCCACCTGGACTTCACCGACACCCGCAATGACACGCGCTACAGCAACTCCAGCCCTTTTCGCCGGGCCGCCGAAGCGCTCCCCAACCTCGTGCATATCACCACCGTGGGCCTGCGCGGCCTGCGCTTCGACCCTGAAGCGGTGGCGGCGGCCCGGGCCCGGGGCCACGCTCTGGTGCCCATGACCGACGTGCAGGTCGACCTGAATGCGGTGCTGGAACGGCTGCCGCACGGCCAGAACGTGTACTTGAGCGTGGATGTGGACGGCTTTGACCCCAGCGTGGTGCCCGGGACCAGCAGCCCGGAGCCCGACGGCTTCACCTACGCGCAGGGGATGGCCGTGCTGGCCGCTGCCGCACGGCACAACACGGTGGTGGGCCTGGACCTCGTAGAACTGGCCCCGAACCTGGACCCCACAGGCCGCAGCGAACTCCTGATGGCCCGCCTAATCATGGAAACGCTGTGCGAGGTGTTCTCGTGA
- the hutI gene encoding imidazolonepropionase: MSEVLFTNMAQLVTPGAGLQRGAAMRELTVIPDAALLVSGGVIRWVGERAQAPSAAREHDLGGAAVVPGLVDPHTHAVWAGDRLADFEARVQGVPYEDILARGGGIRSSMRATGAVSVEELVRLARPRLQALQASGATTIEVKSGYGLDFAAERRMLEAIRILQAEFPLVPTLLIHVPPTEGRAEYVQAVCEDLIPEVAQAGLAAAVDVFCEKEAFTVEETRAILQAARAYGLQLKLHADQFHAIGGTELACGLGALSVDHLEASGPAQIAALAGSETVATILPGVTLHLGLPAAPGRALIDAGAAVAVGTDLNPGSSPVFSTGLALALAVRLCRLTPAEALTAATVNAAAALGLPDRGALAVGQRADFLALHSRDWRDLPYTLGTSPVRDVWVGGVCA, encoded by the coding sequence GTGAGCGAGGTGCTGTTTACCAACATGGCCCAGCTCGTCACCCCAGGGGCTGGTCTGCAGCGCGGCGCGGCCATGCGCGAGCTGACCGTGATTCCCGACGCGGCCCTGCTGGTGTCCGGCGGCGTGATCCGCTGGGTGGGGGAGAGGGCCCAGGCGCCGTCGGCGGCACGCGAACACGATCTGGGCGGCGCCGCAGTGGTGCCGGGCCTGGTGGACCCCCACACCCACGCGGTCTGGGCCGGGGACCGCCTGGCCGACTTTGAAGCGCGGGTGCAGGGCGTGCCGTACGAGGACATCCTGGCGCGGGGCGGCGGTATTCGCAGTTCCATGCGGGCCACCGGCGCGGTCAGCGTCGAGGAACTGGTGCGCCTGGCCCGGCCCCGCCTGCAGGCCCTGCAGGCTTCCGGCGCGACGACCATCGAGGTCAAGAGCGGCTACGGCCTGGACTTCGCCGCCGAGCGGCGCATGTTGGAAGCCATTCGGATTCTGCAGGCTGAATTTCCCCTGGTGCCCACGCTGCTCATCCATGTCCCGCCCACCGAGGGCCGCGCCGAGTACGTGCAAGCCGTCTGCGAGGATTTGATTCCCGAGGTGGCCCAGGCGGGGCTCGCTGCCGCCGTGGACGTGTTCTGCGAGAAGGAAGCGTTCACGGTCGAGGAAACCCGCGCGATCTTGCAGGCGGCCCGGGCCTATGGCCTTCAACTGAAACTGCACGCCGACCAGTTCCATGCCATCGGCGGCACCGAACTGGCGTGCGGGCTGGGGGCGCTCAGCGTGGACCATCTGGAAGCCAGTGGCCCGGCGCAGATTGCCGCGCTGGCGGGCTCTGAAACGGTGGCGACGATTCTCCCGGGCGTGACCCTGCACCTGGGCCTGCCGGCTGCGCCGGGCCGCGCCCTGATTGACGCGGGCGCGGCGGTGGCGGTGGGCACCGATCTGAATCCAGGCTCATCCCCCGTGTTCAGCACGGGGCTGGCCCTGGCCCTGGCCGTGCGCCTGTGCCGCCTGACCCCCGCCGAAGCCCTGACCGCCGCCACTGTGAACGCCGCCGCCGCCCTCGGCCTGCCTGACCGGGGTGCGCTGGCCGTGGGGCAACGTGCCGATTTCCTGGCTTTGCACAGCAGGGACTGGCGCGATCTGCCCTACACCCTGGGCACCAGCCCCGTGCGCGACGTGTGGGTGGGAGGTGTGTGTGCCTGA
- a CDS encoding SUKH-3 domain-containing protein produces the protein MPELPYELTDDLRLKLLALGWSDDRRVDLDHVVKKVQAVGWHLFPVAEAFVSVFDGLGTWAGYIFDLEDAGTNWPFSEFYQFVRPDVSERIFPVGEYNGWSPLFISESGRLLEFVGKDMHWLGDTPQQSFEALIDRMSRECGN, from the coding sequence GTGCCTGAGTTGCCGTATGAGTTGACAGATGACCTACGTTTGAAGCTGTTGGCTCTTGGCTGGTCTGATGATCGCAGAGTTGACCTAGACCATGTTGTAAAGAAAGTTCAGGCAGTGGGTTGGCACCTTTTCCCGGTGGCCGAGGCCTTCGTCAGTGTGTTTGATGGTCTTGGGACTTGGGCAGGGTACATTTTTGATCTTGAAGATGCAGGGACAAACTGGCCATTTTCTGAGTTCTATCAGTTTGTTCGGCCAGATGTGAGCGAAAGAATTTTTCCTGTAGGCGAATACAACGGTTGGTCCCCACTTTTTATTTCGGAAAGTGGTCGCCTGTTGGAATTTGTTGGCAAAGACATGCATTGGTTGGGCGACACGCCGCAACAGTCTTTTGAAGCACTCATTGATCGAATGTCGCGTGAGTGTGGGAATTAG
- the hutH gene encoding histidine ammonia-lyase: MILDQHLNLDQFLSVVRGGEQVELAPAARERIARARAVIERIVDGDAPVYGVNTGFGKFANVQVARSGLEQLQHNLIISHAIGVGEALPTEVVRGMLLLRAQSLALGHSGVRVEVVELLLAFLNMGVHPVIPAQGSVGASGDLAPLAHLALALIGLGEVEYGGAVRPSADVLAELNLRPVQLQAKEGLALINGTQLMGSLLALAVADTRTLLGTANLAAALTVEAMYGSHRPFQADVVGLRPHPGAVAVAGEVRTFLRESEIAPSHLVGDGKVQDAYSLRAVPQVHGASLDALDHAARVLAVEFASVTDNPLIFPETGEVVSGGNFHGQPLAVTIDALKVAVAELGSISERRCEQLLNPSLSGLPGFLTPQGGLNSGFMIAQYTAAALVSENKVLAHPASVDTIPTSANQEDHVSMGAHGARQLRAILENVQNVVAIELMCAAQALDFQQLRAGRGAQAAWEHIRAQIPNMTSDRYYRPDLLKIVAMVRSGELLRVAREA; encoded by the coding sequence ATGATTCTTGACCAGCACCTCAATCTTGATCAGTTTCTCTCTGTAGTTCGGGGCGGCGAACAGGTAGAACTCGCCCCGGCCGCCCGTGAGCGCATTGCCCGCGCCCGCGCGGTCATTGAGCGCATTGTGGATGGCGACGCCCCCGTGTACGGCGTGAACACCGGCTTCGGCAAGTTTGCCAATGTGCAGGTGGCCCGCAGCGGCCTGGAACAGCTTCAGCACAACCTCATCATCTCGCACGCCATTGGGGTGGGCGAGGCCCTGCCCACCGAAGTCGTGCGGGGCATGCTGCTGCTGCGGGCACAGTCGCTGGCACTGGGCCATTCCGGCGTGCGGGTGGAGGTCGTGGAGCTGCTGCTGGCCTTCCTGAACATGGGCGTGCACCCGGTGATCCCCGCGCAGGGCAGCGTGGGCGCCTCGGGCGATCTGGCCCCACTGGCGCACCTGGCGCTGGCGCTGATTGGCCTGGGCGAGGTGGAGTACGGCGGCGCCGTGCGGCCCAGCGCGGACGTGCTGGCCGAACTGAACCTGCGCCCCGTGCAGTTGCAGGCCAAAGAAGGTCTGGCCCTGATCAACGGCACGCAGCTGATGGGCAGCCTGCTGGCGCTGGCGGTGGCGGACACCCGCACGCTGCTGGGCACGGCGAATCTGGCGGCGGCCCTGACGGTGGAGGCCATGTACGGCTCGCACCGCCCCTTTCAGGCCGACGTGGTGGGCCTGCGCCCGCACCCCGGCGCCGTGGCGGTGGCCGGGGAGGTGCGCACCTTCCTGCGCGAGTCCGAGATTGCGCCGTCGCACTTGGTGGGCGACGGCAAGGTGCAGGACGCCTACTCGCTGCGCGCCGTTCCCCAGGTGCACGGCGCCAGCCTGGACGCCCTGGACCACGCCGCGCGGGTGCTGGCCGTGGAATTCGCCTCGGTCACTGACAACCCGCTGATTTTCCCGGAGACCGGCGAGGTGGTGTCTGGCGGGAACTTTCATGGGCAGCCGCTGGCCGTCACCATCGACGCGCTGAAAGTGGCGGTGGCGGAACTGGGCAGCATCAGTGAACGGCGCTGCGAGCAGTTGCTCAATCCCTCGCTCTCGGGCCTCCCCGGTTTTCTCACGCCGCAGGGTGGGCTGAACAGCGGCTTCATGATCGCGCAGTACACGGCGGCCGCCCTGGTCAGCGAGAACAAGGTGCTGGCCCACCCCGCCAGCGTGGACACCATTCCCACCAGCGCCAACCAGGAAGACCACGTGAGCATGGGTGCCCACGGCGCGCGGCAGCTGCGGGCCATCCTGGAAAACGTGCAGAACGTCGTCGCCATTGAACTGATGTGCGCGGCCCAGGCGCTGGATTTCCAGCAGCTGCGCGCCGGGCGCGGGGCCCAGGCCGCCTGGGAACACATCCGCGCGCAGATTCCCAACATGACCAGCGACCGCTACTACCGCCCCGACTTGTTGAAGATCGTGGCGATGGTCCGCAGCGGCGAACTGCTGCGCGTGGCGCGGGAGGCGTAA
- a CDS encoding histidine phosphatase family protein — MRLLLIRHGQSENNLAEHGSGYAQRRLPDPPLTPLGLQQARHTAAHLAAQAHGVTHLYTSLMTRAVQTAAPFAQILGLPAHGLAAAYEYGGLTTGPAGHFAPVLGRDHAALQGDCPALVWPQELTGQPWDGGAEAWEEAVFERRAQGVLTGLRAAHGDSDSLALITHHDFAGALIRAALGWAGTGTPPIFRLAHLSTTLLEVPEGGRPSALHWLNRVDHLPAEWVRH, encoded by the coding sequence ATGAGGCTGCTGCTCATCCGCCACGGCCAGTCCGAGAACAACCTCGCTGAACACGGGTCCGGCTACGCCCAGCGGCGCCTGCCCGACCCACCGCTGACCCCGCTGGGGCTACAGCAGGCACGGCACACAGCGGCGCACCTGGCGGCCCAGGCCCACGGCGTCACCCACCTGTACACCAGTCTGATGACCCGCGCGGTGCAGACGGCTGCCCCCTTCGCGCAGATCCTGGGCTTGCCGGCCCACGGGCTGGCCGCCGCCTACGAATACGGAGGGCTGACCACTGGCCCAGCAGGCCACTTCGCGCCCGTCCTGGGGCGCGACCACGCCGCGCTGCAGGGCGACTGTCCGGCACTGGTGTGGCCGCAGGAGCTGACCGGCCAGCCCTGGGACGGCGGCGCGGAGGCCTGGGAGGAGGCGGTGTTTGAACGCCGGGCCCAGGGGGTGCTGACCGGACTGCGCGCGGCGCATGGGGACAGCGACAGCCTGGCGCTGATCACCCACCACGACTTCGCGGGGGCGCTGATTCGCGCGGCCCTGGGGTGGGCTGGCACCGGAACGCCGCCCATCTTCCGGCTGGCGCACCTCTCCACCACCCTGCTGGAGGTTCCAGAGGGTGGCCGACCCAGCGCCCTGCACTGGCTCAACCGGGTGGACCACCTGCCCGCCGAATGGGTACGGCACTGA
- the sdaAA gene encoding L-serine ammonia-lyase, iron-sulfur-dependent, subunit alpha — protein sequence MTTLDDILNAPAPASAWILAQDCQETGLNPDDIRAEMLRRIREMRASIERGLQSDAKSITGMVGWNAKGLWDAPDVLGAPLLRRVQAYAMAVNEENARMGRIVAAPTAGSAGTIPGALIGVADHLGLEDERLVAPMILAAGIGKAISKRMFISGAAGGCQAEIGSSAAMAAAAVVELLGGTSRAAVHAASLALMNTIGLVCDPVGGYVEVPCVSRNAFYAVHAVSAAQLALAQLESFIPPDEVLGAMASVGRMMPAALRETADGGLAQTPTGLAVTARMEGRDKEGPGGMIELPLA from the coding sequence ATGACGACGCTTGACGACATTCTGAATGCCCCCGCCCCGGCTTCGGCCTGGATTCTGGCCCAGGACTGCCAGGAAACCGGCCTGAACCCCGACGACATCCGTGCCGAGATGCTGCGCCGCATCCGCGAAATGCGCGCCAGCATTGAGCGTGGGCTGCAGAGCGATGCCAAAAGTATTACCGGCATGGTGGGCTGGAATGCCAAGGGCCTGTGGGACGCCCCGGACGTGCTGGGCGCGCCGCTGCTGAGGCGGGTGCAGGCCTACGCCATGGCGGTGAACGAGGAAAACGCCCGCATGGGCCGCATTGTCGCGGCGCCCACGGCGGGCAGCGCGGGCACCATTCCCGGCGCCCTGATCGGCGTGGCCGACCACCTGGGCCTGGAAGACGAGCGGCTGGTGGCCCCCATGATTCTGGCGGCCGGCATTGGCAAGGCGATCAGCAAGCGCATGTTTATTTCCGGGGCGGCGGGGGGCTGTCAGGCGGAAATCGGCTCCAGCGCAGCAATGGCGGCGGCGGCGGTGGTGGAACTGCTGGGCGGCACCTCCCGCGCGGCGGTCCACGCGGCCAGTCTCGCCCTGATGAACACCATTGGGCTGGTGTGCGACCCGGTGGGCGGCTATGTGGAGGTGCCCTGCGTGAGCCGCAACGCCTTCTACGCTGTGCACGCCGTGAGCGCCGCACAACTGGCGCTGGCTCAGCTGGAATCCTTTATTCCCCCCGACGAGGTGCTGGGCGCGATGGCCTCGGTGGGCCGGATGATGCCGGCCGCCCTGCGCGAAACGGCCGACGGTGGCCTGGCCCAGACGCCTACCGGTCTGGCGGTGACGGCCCGCATGGAGGGCCGAGACAAAGAGGGCCCCGGCGGCATGATCGAACTGCCGCTGGCGTAA